DNA sequence from the Penicillium psychrofluorescens genome assembly, chromosome: 3 genome:
CTGGCGCTATGCAGACCTGGCTGCTCTGGAACATGATTGGCCTGTATCCCGTTACGGGCCAAAGTACCTTCCTGATCCATTCGCCGTGGTTCGAGTCGTTGACAATCGACCTGGGCGATGACAAGACGCTGAATGTTACATCGACCGGCGGGGATGGAAACGGAGATTCCAACTATTACGTGCAGTCCCTGAAAGTGAACGGCAAGAAGTGGACGCAGAACTGGCTGACCTGGGATGATGTCTTTGCGCGCGGGGGTACGCTCGAGttcgagctgggcgcgaaCGCTGTCAACTGGAGCACGGGTGCGCTgcctccgagtccggcgTCTGTTTAAATCAGCTGTACATAATATATTTGTTGAATCCTACTCAGTCAATAAATGGGTGTAACTATAACCAACGCTGCGACGAACGGCGTATCTCCATAGCCCTAATCCGATAACGCCCCGATAAGAACGTCACATGTTGAGCTAGGAcccccccctctccctctcttgGCCCCGTCGTCATTGATTcttttttcctctttttaTAACCCGCAATGGCTGATTCGACTCAAGTCCCTGCAGATGGCACAGGTGTGTTGGTACCTccctgcagctcgaggccCGTTACTGATCATCCCGCTAGGCGTGCTCAAGCTCGACCCGTACCTGGAGCCCCATACCGATGCCTTGAAACAGAGATACGCTCTGGTGGAAAAATGGGCCAAGACCATCAATGAATCCGAGGGAGGGCTGGAGAAATTTAGCAGAGTGAATTGATCGCGTCTACATAATGTGAAGGTCAGCACTGACGTGGTGGTCTCAGGGCTACGAAACCTTCGGTCTCCATGCGCGCCCCAACGGAGAGATCGTGTACAGAGAATGGGCACCCAATGCGGTTGAGGCGTCGCTGGTTGGCGACTTCAGTACGTGTGACAATCCTGGAGGGGTTATACTTGAGGGCAAATTTACTGAGACATGGCAGACAACTGGGATGCCTCTGCCAACCCCATGACCAAATCCGCCTTTGGCGTCTGGGACGTTACGGTAGCCCCGAAAGATGGCGGGCCCGCGATTCCCCACGAGAGCAAAATCAAGGTACGCCACCCACATACCTTAACATAGCAAGCTAATGCTCGGATCAGATCACAATGGTTCTTCCCAGCGGAGAGCGCATCTACCGGCTTCCCACCTGGATCAAGCGGGTCGTCCAGGATTTAAACGTCTCGCCCGCCTACGATGCGGTGTTCTGGAACCCACCAGCAAACGAAGTGTATCACTTCCAGCACGCGCGGCCCAAGAAGCCCGCGAGCTTGCGCATCTACGAGGCTCACGTTGGCATCTCGTCGCCGGAGTCCAAAGTCGCCACATACAAGAATTTCACGCAGAACATGCTGCCCCGCATCAAGTACCTGGGGTACAACGCAATCCAGCTCATGGCCATCATGGAGCATGCCTACTACGCCAGCTTCGGCTACCAAATTAACAACTTCTTTGCGGCGAGCAGTCGGTACGGCTCGCCGGAAGACTTGAAGGAGTTGATCGACACAGCGCACAGTATGGGCCTGGTGGTTCTCTTGGATGTAGTCCACAGCCACGCGTCGAAGAATGTGCTGGATGGACTGAACGAGTTCGATGGAACGGACCATCTCTATTTCCACGCGGGTGGAAAGGGCCGTCATGATCAGTGGGACAGCCGGCTGTTCAACTATGGCAGCCACGAAGTGCTGCGGTTCCTTCTGAGTAACCTGCGTTTCTGGATGGAGGAATACCAGTTTGATGGATTCCGTTTCGACGGTGTCACCAGCATGCTCTACCTGCATCATGGCATCGGAACGTACGTACAAAACTCTCGTAAAGTGTTTCCATCCACTAATTTTTCTGCAGGGGCTTTTCCGGCGGATACCACGAGTATTTTGGCCCGAacgtcgacgaggagggcgtcACGTACCTCACTCTGGCCAACGACATGCTCCACAACCTCTACCCGGAGTGCATCACCGTGGCCGAGGACGTCTCAGGCATGCCGGCACTGTGCCTCCCGCATTCTTGGGGGGGTGTCGGATTCGACTACCgtctcgccatggccgtACCAGACCTGTACATCAAGCTCCTGAAAGAGAAGTCTGACATCGAGTGGGACATCGGCAATCTATCACACACGCTCACCAaccgccgccacggcgagaAGACGATCGCCTACGCCGAAAGCCACGACCAAGCACTAGTCGGCGACAAGTCGCTGATGATGTGGCTCTGCGACAAAGAGATGTACACACACATGTCCACGCTGACGGAATTCACCCCGGTCATCGAGCGCGGCATGGCCCTCCACAAAATGATCCGGCTCATCACCCacagcctcggcggcgaggggTACCTCAATTTCGAAGGCAACGAATTCGGACACCCGGAATGGCTCGACTTCCCGCGCGCCGGCAACGATAACTCCTTCTGGTACGCGCGCCGCCAGCTGAATCTCACCGAGGACCCCCTGCTGCGATACCATTTCCTGAACGACTTCGACCGCGCCATGCAGCTGACCGAAGAGAAGTACGGCTGGCTGCACGCCGCGCAGGCGTACATCAGTCTCAAGCACGAGGGCGACAAGGTGCTTGCCTTTGAGCGCGCCGGTCTGCTTTGGATCTTTAATTTCCATCCCCAGGAGAGCTTCACGGACTATCGGATTGGTGTCGATGTCCCTGGCACGTACCGCATTGTGCTTGATACGGATGATCAGGCGTTCGGCGGGCTGGGTCGTAATCTGAAGGAGACGCGCTTCTTCACGACGGACATGCCGTGGAATGGGCGGGGCAATTTCGTGCAGGTTTACCTTCCTACGCGCACTGCTTTGGTAAgtttcccttttctcttttctgTGGTGTCTCACTGCCTGGGATCACTCAGTACTGACATGCCTTCCTCGCAGGTCCTCGCACTGGAAGACACCCTGTGATATACTCCGATGTTAATTTTGTGATCTTTCCCGCCCATCCCCCAGCTACGAAACACGAACAGAGCTTTTGGACTACGGGAATGACGACGCTTCGGGCAGTCAATATGGCATTTCTCTCATGACGGAATTTACGGTTAGAATTAGCTAGCATgttcttttctcttcttgttttcttgtgGTTTTGTCCATGCATACATTCATTTATCAATACAATCAATCAACCCTCGAAATGTATCTAGGGTCGTGTTGCTTCTTAATAGCAATGCGTGTACACACAGCTGTCCAGCTGTCCAATCGAGGTGAACAGACAACCTAGATGGAGCGTGGGACATTGACCCTACGATATCTGTCTTTAAAGTAGACGCAGTAGAATAAAACTCTTAGTCTTAACCTTGAAGATACATACATACCTTCAGCAGTGACTACAGAATACGACTTCTACCACTACGACCTCACTGGAAGATTATTGCATCGACAAAAGAAAACGATTTGTATGgaccaagatcaagatcgccAGACAGGCGGAGGATTTTCCAGCTCTAGATACACAAATAATGAAACACAAGCGCCGGCAGAGGTACCCATTGCCGTGCTTAATAAAGGAAAAGAGGCAATCCCGTCCGAATGGCCAACTAGAAAAGAGGCCAAGATGGCCACCATGCCCTCGCCCACTCTCAGTTAGTCAGTCACTCGCCCAGTCAACTCGTTCATGCACCCTggtgtctttcttctccgcatcgTTCTAAAGAAACGTCTTCACTTCACACACgacagaaacagaaacagaaaacaTCAGACTCGACAGTCAAAtcccttttgttttttctcttttaGATCGAGTATTATACACGCATcgaaaagggaaaagaggaagTCGAGTGTGGAAGAGTAACAGGATgaaaacaaaggaaaaataATCAACACACGACCAGGGCGCTGAGTAGTTAGGCAAGGAGACACACACGAGAGGGTAAGGGGGAGCAGCTCTAGCTAGCACACAAAGACAAAATTACATCTAAGACGAACCGCCCTCGAGCTCAGCCAGGATCTTCTCACCCTTGGCGCGAGCAGACTCGAAGTCGCCGACCATGTAGAAGGCGTTCTCAGGGAGATCGTCTCCCTCAccggcgatgatggccttgaagCTGCGGATGGTGTCCTTCAGGTCGACCAGGGTACCCTCGATACCAGTGAAAACCTGAGCGACGGCGAAGGGCTGGGACAGGAAACGTTGCAGCTTACGGGCGCGCTCGACGGTAAGCTTGTCGGCCTCGGACAACTCGTCCATACCCAGAATGGCGATGATGTCCTGCAGCGACTTGTACTCCTGGAGCATCTGCTGGACGCGGGTGGCGGTGTCGTAGTGGTCGTCACCGATGATACGGGGGTCCAGCATACGGGACTTGGAGTCCAGCGGGTCGACAGCCGGGTAGATACCCAACTCGGAGATACCACGGGACAGCACAGTGGTGGCGTCCAGATGGGCGaaggtggtggcgggggcAGGGTCAGTCAGATCGTCAGCGGGCACGTAGACGGCCTGGACGGAGGTGATAGAGCCCTTCTGGGTGGTGGTAATACGCTCCTGCATGACACCCATGTCGACGGCCAGAGTGGGCTGGTAACCGACGGCCGAGGGGATACGACCCAGCAGGGCAGACACCTCGGAACCGGCCTGGGTGAAACGGAAAATGTTGTCAATGAAGAGCAGCACATCCTGACCCTCCTCGTCACGGAAGTACTCGGCGATGGTCAGACCGGTCAGGGCGACACGGGCACGGGCACCTGGGGGCTCGTTCATCTGACCGAACACCAGAGCGACCTTGGATTCACCATCGAGCTGGATGACACCAGTCTCCTGCATCTCGTGGTACAGATCGTTACCCTCACGGGTACGCTCACCGACACCACAGAAGACGGAGTAACCACCGTGAGCCTTGGCAATGTTGTTCTAAAAAAAAGGAATGGTAAGTAAAGGAAGGGGACAATTACGACCAGAGGCAAAAAACTTACGATCAACTCCTGGATGAACACAGTCTTGCCgacaccggcaccaccgaaCAGACCAATCTTACCACCACGGGCGTAGGGGGCCAGCAGGTCGACGACCTTGATACCGGTGACCAGAATCTCGGCCGAGGTCGACTGCTCGACGAACTCCGGGGGGTCAGCGTGAATGGGAGCGAACTTGGCAGCCTTGACGGGGCCACGCTCGTCAATGGGGTCACCAGTGACGTTGATGATACGGCCGAGGGTTTCCGGGCCGACGGGGATCTTGATGGGGGAGCCGGTGTCGTGAGCGGCAGCACCACGGGTCAGACCCTCCGTACCGTCCATGGCAATGGCACGGACGACATTCTCACCCAAGTGTTGCTGTTGGCAGGAGGTCATGTTAGCTTGCGGGGGTCCTTCACCGAAGAGATCAACCAATCAGAATCACGTACCGcgacctccagcaccagcttcTGACCGTTGTTCTCGGTCACAATGGCATTCAGAATGGCAGGCAGCTTGTCACCCTCGAACTTGACTGTAGCAGGGCGATGATATTGTCAGATGAAATCGATCGCGATGGCTGGGGGGATGGATGAAGGTCCAGGAAAAAGATTTTCGCGTGGTCCTCCTAAGGGGGGGGTTTCGGGCGGGAGCCAACATAccgtcgacgacggcacCAATGACCTGGTGAATCTTGCCAACCTGGGCGGCACTCGTGCTGGCGAGGCGGGCAGACAGAGCCGGCAGGGCATTGGAGCGGAGAGGCTGGAAGGCGCGAGCGACGGGGGCCGGGCGGGCAAAAGCAGCCCTCCCGAAGGACCGGGCGAGACCGCTGCGAGGGAGGATTAGCAcggaagaaaaggagaatGAGGGCAATGGATGCTTGAGGGGGTGCCATACCTCTTGAACATGATGGCGGTGAAGTGATGAGATGGGGGGAGGAGGATcaaggggagggaggatggggattgggggaagggaaaaagggaagaaagaggacAAGGGCAGAGGTTGCGAGGGTGGACGGGGCGCCGGAGTCTGCCCTAGCCTTTCCGGGGTGGTTTTTCCGAGGGTCCCGACATGAGCCgagggtggtgagggtgaCCGTAGGAGGGTGTTTTTATTTATTGGGTTCTACGCTGATTTAGCTATCATGATCATTATTGTTCCTGGATGGAGGGCATCGTTAGACATGGCCGTGAGGGTGGTGTCGGGCCACGCTGGTTGCCCGGGAATTCGCGCACAAACGGGGGCTTGGCACCCGGATGCATCACCACAACAGTGATGGAtgggagctggaagacaGAGACGAAGAGAGGAAGTAGGATAATATTAATACCCTCATAATACGAGAACAATACAAGCCCGGTGCGAGCAGTGCCAATGCTTTGATTCTCACATCCATTGGCTCTCCCGGTAGTGGACAGGGAGCTGTCGCAGCTGGCAGCGTGGCCGGGAAATCTCTGACGTGTGTGGAAGACTGGACTCCATTTGGGGAACCATTGGCGGACCACGAGGAACACCAGAACCAGAGCGGTCATCGATCAGATTATTCTCGAGTCGAGCACGATAATACTGATGCACAGAAATACCAATTGCCCATGATGGACGCTCGATCAACCTGTCActcgtgctgctgcacgGCGGCTGGCTTCTCCGCACCCAGTTCCGGCTCGCTCCGTAGAACACTGACAGCTAAGTATGAACCACGCAACTACACATACACCAGGAgataaaaaagaaaacgaatGTCTATGGCTACAAAGGAGATACATTGGATTATAGCACAGTACGGGATACACGCGTTTTGGAATGCGAGGccaacaaaaaaagacaggTCAGCAACCCCCCAGCAGCACGCACACGGGGGCACGCCTGTGTCTTCCTACCAGCCAATCTATGATTTCTCGGCGGATGGGCTCTGGACGAAGCCCTTGCCCTCGTAGCCCTCGGCGCTGACGCCGTGGATGGGGTTGATTTTCTCGTTCTGCAGAAAGGTGTGATGTTAGATCGGGGACAAACAACGGGGCAACCCTTCGAATGGAGGATAATGCATACCAAGGCGTACTCGTTGGAGGCCTCCTGCCACTCCTTGCTCATGGTCTTGGGTAGCGGCTTGCCCATCAAGTGGATGCCGTAGAAGATGACCACGGACGCGACGGTGAGCTGGGTCACCTTGGAAAGGATCTTCCAGCCCTCGCCCTTGGGGGTCTCGGCGCGGGGACCGTGAGGACCGAATGCGATCCAGTAAGCTATGGAATGGGCGTATCAGCAGGTGTTTTGGACAGAATCTTTCTCTCAAGGCAACCCCGGATAACTGAGGGAAACTTAAGGGGCGAAGCCGGCGGGCcccttggaggaagaggaagaacgaCAGCAAGGTAAACGTaccggccttcttctcctgaACGGTCATCTGGTTCCAGTCGACCTTCATGCGGTCACGAAGCTGCATCCACAGCTCGGCCTGCTCCTGAGGAGGCATGCCCTCCCAACGCTTCTCGATGCCGGCGAGGGTAGggttggcgatggcgtgGTCGGAAGCGGCGCGAGCCTGCTGGGCGGCGACGACGGTCTTGGAGGCGTGCAGGCAGGCCATTGGGCCCGAGCGGAGGGCGGCCGCGCTGCGCGGTGCAGCTTGGGAGACGGTGCGAAGAAACATTGTGCGGTCGGCGGGAGTTGGGGGGTGGTCTGTGACCGGGTCGAAGGGGAGTCAATTGGGAGGGATGGGCGGGCCGTGCAGCACGGGCAGCGGATCCTCTGAATGGTTTGGCTGGGAAACCAGAGACAGAGGGGGCAGGTGGTGAGTTgagagggaagaggatgaagttCGCTGTTTCAGTCGTTGGCGTGGGAAGGTCGGGAACTCGCGGGCGCTGATTGGCCGGGTCATGTGATTCAGTGTCACGTGGTGCTCTCGACAAGTATGGCTGTCGGGATGTTCTCACGCATCAATTACATTTACACTACTTCAATGCAGTAGACAGCAGCGCGGTTCCATGTCCAGAGATTGGTCCTTCTATATCTTCACGCAAAACCCATCCTCCGAGCCGTAACGGTCTTGCATTACAActgagaagaagggcaaaAACAAAGCGACACAcgcagagagagagagggagagagaatAAATGGATTGAATCGTTCCGCCCTTACGAAGAGGATAAGAAAAAGCACATCATCCTCCAATCGGTCGCGCAGCCCGGTCCCAGCCGGCGCTGTTCATCTATTTACCAGCCTTGCCACCGCTGGCCTCGGCCAGGACGGTCTTCCACTCGATATCGGACT
Encoded proteins:
- a CDS encoding uncharacterized protein (ID:PFLUO_004767-T1.cds;~source:funannotate), which produces MADSTQVPADGTGVLKLDPYLEPHTDALKQRYALVEKWAKTINESEGGLEKFSRGYETFGLHARPNGEIVYREWAPNAVEASLVGDFNNWDASANPMTKSAFGVWDVTVAPKDGGPAIPHESKIKITMVLPSGERIYRLPTWIKRVVQDLNVSPAYDAVFWNPPANEVYHFQHARPKKPASLRIYEAHVGISSPESKVATYKNFTQNMLPRIKYLGYNAIQLMAIMEHAYYASFGYQINNFFAASSRYGSPEDLKELIDTAHSMGLVVLLDVVHSHASKNVLDGLNEFDGTDHLYFHAGGKGRHDQWDSRLFNYGSHEVLRFLLSNLRFWMEEYQFDGFRFDGVTSMLYLHHGIGTGFSGGYHEYFGPNVDEEGVTYLTLANDMLHNLYPECITVAEDVSGMPALCLPHSWGGVGFDYRLAMAVPDLYIKLLKEKSDIEWDIGNLSHTLTNRRHGEKTIAYAESHDQALVGDKSLMMWLCDKEMYTHMSTLTEFTPVIERGMALHKMIRLITHSLGGEGYLNFEGNEFGHPEWLDFPRAGNDNSFWYARRQLNLTEDPLLRYHFLNDFDRAMQLTEEKYGWLHAAQAYISLKHEGDKVLAFERAGLLWIFNFHPQESFTDYRIGVDVPGTYRIVLDTDDQAFGGLGRNLKETRFFTTDMPWNGRGNFVQVYLPTRTALVLALEDTL
- a CDS encoding uncharacterized protein (ID:PFLUO_004768-T1.cds;~source:funannotate), which encodes MFKSGLARSFGRAAFARPAPVARAFQPLRSNALPALSARLASTSAAQVGKIHQVIGAVVDVKFEGDKLPAILNAIVTENNGQKLVLEVAQHLGENVVRAIAMDGTEGLTRGAAAHDTGSPIKIPVGPETLGRIINVTGDPIDERGPVKAAKFAPIHADPPEFVEQSTSAEILVTGIKVVDLLAPYARGGKIGLFGGAGVGKTVFIQELINNIAKAHGGYSVFCGVGERTREGNDLYHEMQETGVIQLDGESKVALVFGQMNEPPGARARVALTGLTIAEYFRDEEGQDVLLFIDNIFRFTQAGSEVSALLGRIPSAVGYQPTLAVDMGVMQERITTTQKGSITSVQAVYVPADDLTDPAPATTFAHLDATTVLSRGISELGIYPAVDPLDSKSRMLDPRIIGDDHYDTATRVQQMLQEYKSLQDIIAILGMDELSEADKLTVERARKLQRFLSQPFAVAQVFTGIEGTLVDLKDTIRSFKAIIAGEGDDLPENAFYMVGDFESARAKGEKILAELEGGSS
- a CDS encoding uncharacterized protein (ID:PFLUO_004769-T1.cds;~source:funannotate), whose product is MFLRTVSQAAPRSAAALRSGPMACLHASKTVVAAQQARAASDHAIANPTLAGIEKRWEGMPPQEQAELWMQLRDRMKVDWNQMTVQEKKAAYWIAFGPHGPRAETPKGEGWKILSKVTQLTVASVVIFYGIHLMGKPLPKTMSKEWQEASNEYALNEKINPIHGVSAEGYEGKGFVQSPSAEKS